The DNA sequence TCGCGACTCGGGGGACAACGGGGACGTCAACTGCGACATCCCAAAAAACGTCCCCTTCCAGCTGCACTCTTCCTATAAGAACTATTACACCTTGGTGACCACCGAGATCCTAGACAGGGAGGCCGTGTCCGAGTACAACATCACCATCAGCGCCAGGGACTTCGGCTCCCCACCGCTCATGACCAAAAAGATCATCACCGTCCAGGTGACCGACATCAATGACAACGTCCCCGCTTTCCTCCAACCTTCCTATACAGTGTATGTGATGGAGAACAACCCGCCGGGGGCTTCCATCTGTTCGGTGACTGCTGTGGACCCTGATGCCAATCAAAACTCTTACCTGTCCTATTCCATCATGGAGGGTCAGATCCAGGGGATGCCAGTCTCTACATATGTCTCCATTAACTCGGACAGTGGCAACATCTATGCCCTGCGCTCCTTTGACTATGAGCAGATCAGGAACTTTCAGATCAGGGTGCAGGCGCAGGATGCTGGCTTCCCCCCTCTTAGCAGCAATGTCACTGTCAATGTCTTTATATTGGACCAAAATGACAATGTCCCCGTTATTGTGTCCCCTTTACCAAAGAATGGCTCTGTAGCTACCGATGTCATCCCTAGGTCTGCCGATCCAGGCTACCTGGTGGGCAAGGTGTCAGCCATGGATGCTGATTCTGGGCAAAACTCACGTCTTTCCTATCAGATCCTCCAGGCTACAGACGCTACATTATTCAGCATTGCCTTATACACCGGGGAGCTCAGGACTATACGCTCTTTGGGGGATAAGGATGCCACCAAGCACCGACTTCTCATCCAAGTCAGAGACAATGGCCAGCCTCCTTTATCCACCTCTGTCTCCATAGTCCTCACTGTGGTAGACAGCATCCCTGAGACCCCTTCAGAACTCAACGATCTCCCTTTAAATTCAGACCCTTCTTCTACCTCTTCCCTAACCCTCTACTTAATAGTCTCCCTCGGATCGGTGTCCTTTACCTTCCTGGTGGCTATAATTGTCCTCACAGTCATTAAATGTCACAAAGACAGATTGTCTCTGCAGGATTACAAGTGTTCCCTGCCTACCTGTTGCTGCCTAAGGTCTGGAGCGTCAGGAGATGTTTTCAAGAACTCCAACATCAACTTGCAGATCTCCTCTGGTAATAAAGTCCAGACCAACTGCATGGAGTCTTCAGGGAGTGGATCCCAAAACTACTGTTATAAGGTCTGCCTGACCCCAGAATCGGCCAAAAGCGATTTTATGTTTTTAAAGCCTTATAACTCTACCACCCAGAACAATGAGAAGATCCCAGAAAAGACAGTCCAGGGGAAAGGAGGACAGAATCCCCCTGCTGTGAACAATACAGTCAATGAGGTAAATTTTGATGGGTTTAGTTGGAAAGGGTGGCCATggagccagtgctgggacaaggtcatccagcacccagggtaaagatgccaaactgcgccccctctTCCCTTAGGgcatgagtgctcaacctgtggccctccagctattgcagaactacaagtcccatgaggcattgcaaggctgatgggtacaagcatgactcccaaaggtaggcatgatgggacttgcagtttcgcaacagctgatgggccacaggttgagcacctatgcCTTAGGGTTAGCAGTcatgccactgtcactactcctgtcagccttttaACATAAGCAACTGGCACAGGGTGCCCCATCCTTGCAATAAACCATTGCatccagggcagcttcccctcctgcccaccacttGTCCCAGCCCTGCATGGAGCCACGGAGGCATGGTCAACAGCGGAGACCTGAtttacacctgagtgttttgtagcttgaagttcCACAACCCAACGACCAAAATCTGCTAATTATAATAAATTGTGCCTGTTTATACATGAGCACTCAGGCGCCTGTAACTGGACACctgagggtccatgcacactggctaaaaaaaaagctgcaccTAGAGGACTTTTAACTGTAGAAGCagctaatgttatcctatgtgtccatgcacattaggttgtttggaggcatattttaagctcagcgtttagagggagaaaaaaaaaaaccctttgcttTGCATTTTTGAGAGCGATtttctggtagaaaaaaaaaatgctaaacattcTTAAACATACCTATACCTTAGTACAAAAAATGCTCAAAATTTTCTGCCAAGAACACTGGTGTGCATGGACCCTATAGCTCAAAAAGGTACATAAGCTACTTTTGAAGCAGAATGGGGCATTTATAGAGCATCAGCCTATGGAGTAggagagccttggatgcagatccATGTGCATGCAAAGGGTTAATGGTAGGCTGGCTATTACAAGTCTGATTATACCAGCCTATATAAAGAGTTGGAGGATGATCCCTGACTCCCCCTCATAGATTCACACTTGAGCGTCCGTGTTTTTGGTGCGTTATTTTACGAATGTACACAcgttttgcagttttttttgttttagccaatatcATATTTTGCCTCTCTTTCTCCTGCATTACTAGGTGAAATAGAAACAAGAAATTCTGAGAAAAtgcacattatatgtatttttcatTAGCAAATCGATCACCGGCATACCCATAGTATCAAACCTCTTTTATTTGCCTTCATAAAGGCAAGTGATGTTTCGGAACCTCAGGGGACCCCTGTTTCTGGGGTCTCTTGAGGCCCCGAAACGTTGCTTAAGTCTGAAGATGCCTGAAATAAGCGCTAATGCATAAAATAATGCTCCAAAAACGCTTGAAGAAGCTCAAGTGTGAACCTAGAAGGGGTCATTT is a window from the Aquarana catesbeiana isolate 2022-GZ linkage group LG03, ASM4218655v1, whole genome shotgun sequence genome containing:
- the LOC141132481 gene encoding protocadherin-10-like isoform X4 — translated: MCRRMKLRSGQVYLALLTCCLVPASSQIRYTVPEELEHGAFVGNIAEDLGLDISKLSSRRFRIVSGSNKQHLEVNLENGILFVNEKIDREEVCEFQPVCSLHLQVVMENPLELYRVEVEILDINDNAPSFPWHDYVLEVTESAAPGARFPLESAQDPDVGTNSLRNYKLSPNGFFSLEVQSRSDGSKFAELVLERPLDREQQKTHRVLLTAMDGGVPERSGTAMVIISVLDANDNVPTFDQTFYRVSLQENVPRGTLVLKLNATDLDEGINGEIEYSFSGHAPQKVRDLFMVEPRSGNVRVKGVLDYEKSNLYELYVQAKDRGPSAVAVHCRVLVNLLDVNDNAPEVILTSVSTPVMEDAPPGTVIAVISVMDRDSGDNGDVNCDIPKNVPFQLHSSYKNYYTLVTTEILDREAVSEYNITISARDFGSPPLMTKKIITVQVTDINDNVPAFLQPSYTVYVMENNPPGASICSVTAVDPDANQNSYLSYSIMEGQIQGMPVSTYVSINSDSGNIYALRSFDYEQIRNFQIRVQAQDAGFPPLSSNVTVNVFILDQNDNVPVIVSPLPKNGSVATDVIPRSADPGYLVGKVSAMDADSGQNSRLSYQILQATDATLFSIALYTGELRTIRSLGDKDATKHRLLIQVRDNGQPPLSTSVSIVLTVVDSIPETPSELNDLPLNSDPSSTSSLTLYLIVSLGSVSFTFLVAIIVLTVIKCHKDRLSLQDYKCSLPTCCCLRSGASGDVFKNSNINLQISSGNKVQTNCMESSGSGSQNYCYKVCLTPESAKSDFMFLKPYNSTTQNNEKIPEKTVQGKGGQNPPAVNNTVNEIKLPNTDWSPQKTQKPSLKRHKKDTSNIKWRLEPQVRCTIPTTCSIPGLST